In Streptomyces sannanensis, a genomic segment contains:
- a CDS encoding RRQRL motif-containing zinc-binding protein translates to MPRPRKRRRREVKRVPRSTATLEEFDRRTCPEGLVTRRQLRERGLSPGGHGPVAVLRCKGCSYRPDQSCNHPTRAWLYSVELARPKRTPTLAQEWALDRAMAARSTCPQCRRRYYFCLPLRTQGCCDPCARGYEPSPDTYFASTASVTHRLAA, encoded by the coding sequence ATGCCCCGCCCCCGGAAGAGGCGCCGCCGCGAGGTCAAGCGGGTGCCGCGCAGCACCGCGACCTTGGAAGAGTTCGACCGGCGCACCTGTCCCGAGGGCCTGGTCACCCGCAGGCAGTTACGCGAGCGCGGCCTGAGCCCCGGCGGGCACGGCCCGGTCGCGGTCCTGCGCTGCAAGGGGTGCTCCTACCGGCCCGACCAGTCGTGCAACCACCCGACCCGGGCCTGGCTCTACAGCGTGGAACTCGCCCGGCCGAAGCGGACGCCGACGCTCGCGCAGGAATGGGCGCTGGACCGGGCGATGGCCGCGAGGTCCACCTGCCCGCAGTGCCGCCGGAGGTACTACTTCTGCCTCCCGCTGCGCACCCAGGGCTGCTGCGACCCCTGCGCCCGGGGCTACGAGCCCAGCCCCGACACCTACTTCGCCTCCACGGCCTCGGTGACCCACCGGCTGGCCGCCTGA